The Hymenobacter sp. GOD-10R genome includes a window with the following:
- a CDS encoding DinB family protein, which yields MSPTAVRTTDFLNRLAADLQTLRAITAQEFRPLTDEQLNRRPSPGKWSVGQCLEHLNIVGGHYLPSIALRVRRAKDRGTHPAEVIKFGPIGRKLVESMRADSTTKPQKAPQKFAPSGSRLPRTVVEVFSRQLDELLSLIEQTREVNANNVRIPNVIIPLVALRLPDQLELLVVHIQRHVAQAERVLASTVRPASARGE from the coding sequence ATGAGCCCCACCGCCGTTCGTACTACTGACTTCCTAAACCGCTTAGCGGCTGACCTGCAAACGCTGCGCGCTATTACGGCTCAGGAATTTCGGCCACTCACCGACGAACAGCTCAACCGTCGACCTAGCCCCGGCAAGTGGAGTGTAGGGCAATGCTTAGAACACTTGAATATTGTGGGTGGCCACTACCTGCCTAGCATTGCGCTCCGCGTGCGCAGGGCCAAAGACCGCGGAACCCACCCCGCCGAGGTAATAAAGTTCGGACCTATCGGGCGGAAGTTAGTCGAGTCGATGCGGGCGGACAGTACCACGAAGCCTCAGAAAGCACCGCAAAAATTTGCGCCTAGCGGCAGCCGTCTGCCACGCACCGTGGTAGAAGTTTTCAGCCGCCAGCTCGACGAGCTACTCAGCTTAATTGAGCAGACGCGTGAAGTGAATGCCAATAACGTGCGCATTCCCAACGTCATTATCCCATTAGTGGCCTTGCGTCTGCCCGACCAACTGGAGCTGCTGGTGGTGCACATACAACGCCATGTCGCCCAAGCCGAACGTGTGCTAGCTAGTACGGTACGGCCAGCCAGCGCACGCGGTGAGTAG
- a CDS encoding porin family protein, translated as MKKQLFLATITFLGAQATHAQVQLSIGPRVGLQSTSFDGPRFNDAAHTQRYGAQAGVVANAQFNHFAIQPALVFSQKGDKNDWRESDYVTLHDAVRVNYLELPINFVLSIDKSDGFQLFAGPYVALGVGGRLRSTFTYGSEVTESNDPLSFKQRSSYSTPHEFRRFDAGFNAGIGYKCGPLQIQTAYGRSAMTIKPEGKTGRAYSPRSRSIQLTLNYFFALN; from the coding sequence ATGAAAAAACAGCTATTCCTCGCTACTATTACTTTCCTAGGTGCTCAGGCAACGCACGCACAAGTCCAACTCAGTATAGGCCCACGCGTAGGGCTGCAATCAACCAGCTTTGATGGACCTCGTTTCAACGACGCAGCACATACCCAACGCTATGGGGCGCAAGCTGGCGTTGTAGCTAATGCACAATTCAATCACTTCGCTATTCAGCCCGCTTTGGTCTTTTCACAAAAAGGAGATAAGAATGATTGGCGTGAAAGTGACTATGTGACTCTGCATGACGCCGTACGAGTCAACTATTTAGAGCTGCCCATAAACTTCGTACTGTCGATAGATAAATCAGACGGATTTCAGCTATTTGCGGGGCCCTATGTAGCGCTCGGTGTAGGCGGACGCCTACGTTCCACATTTACGTATGGGAGCGAAGTAACCGAAAGCAACGACCCATTAAGCTTCAAACAAAGAAGCAGCTATAGCACCCCCCATGAATTCCGTCGTTTTGACGCTGGGTTCAACGCAGGCATCGGGTACAAGTGTGGCCCCCTGCAGATTCAGACAGCTTATGGCAGAAGTGCCATGACCATCAAGCCGGAGGGCAAAACAGGTAGAGCGTATAGTCCACGCAGCCGCAGCATCCAGTTGACGTTGAATTACTTCTTTGCGCTCAACTAA
- a CDS encoding alpha-2-macroglobulin family protein, translating into MRPFLLLCLFLLLLFNASSSAPTPPTGPNPKKWKQIDALLAKDRTIMAGELVDEIYRAARRQQDTPEYLRALLYKLRLLEAKEENADEKAIALLKDDLKTARFPARPILHSLLAQLYARYYQQHRYQLYDRTRIATPDSADLDLATWDAARLGSAIVRHYQASVAEEPQRQQKLLINDLGYAIRGGDVEGRALRPTLYDVLVHRAVEGLGNDEYYITRPAAKFRLTNRKLLGPAAEFVGLSLQAPAADSLNGQFHALWLLQQLTAFRLSKASDLAALADADLSRLAFVHQHAEFANKDSLYRKALSREAEYYKALSISAEFLVEEAHNWRQSQQSVKARTLALEAERRFPASHGAKLAAVLRQGIEAVELRFTTEEVVLPNQPWLLKLEVRNVTRLYAKAYRVSTAQALRQLEQQQPSVSFSKTYARTLAAAPAASWTLDVPSSQDYTSHTVQQVGPALPLGYYLVVVSTTEQGSVKQQPERIVVYGQLAVSELSHLQRPRTTSSSGVDMLVLHRQSGLPLPGVKAQPFYRKNYVDPLRPVAAQTTNEAGHVLLLKDVTPDQPTYATVLLSRDADSLVAKTIYYGSFFPRNPIPEETRRVFLFTDRAIYRPGQTLYFKGILTEERAGTSQLLPDKGISVRLLDVNRQTVQTLTFTTSDFGSFHGSMVLPTSLLNGEMSLQTNFGELSFAVEDYKRPTFQVAFEPIKGKPVLGKAVTMRGLGTAYAGQPIDGATVQYRVVRRTLWLLVRPYLGGQYEPFPGQAEVEIANGTTQTAADGSFSVTFTAQADTSVDRNRKGWRPGYFFEVTADVTDAAGETRTAQQQVSLGSSTLNLQFIMPQLLNREQVPALKLLSTNGLGQEAPARGQVRLYRLTPPARSLRPRPWERLEREALSREEFKRQFPLDAYADEDDERKWARTLVLTEDFDTEKTPVLTSLVAPLQQQPPGRYLLEATATDADQVVKAEQFFTLYAPSATTLAVPTPNWFVSLQDSVLPGQTARFLLGSSEAGARVLVEIEAGGKSLQQEWITLTAGAQRQLAIPVPADLGETQLFVHTTQVRDNRLYTNNSIVQVAKPAEPLALSIATFHDKLQPGQKETWRITIHNAAGKAAEAELVATLYDQSLDHFRMHHFSELAFPQPYYPTMLGWNGRFELKYSMVGVEGKSMLDMVNEVAYPRLNLWGYQGEQVMEPVKEVVETKVYTTPRMNKGVRVTLRGTSSLAQPAPMAAQLDEVQVAGYGAQQQSISGSVTTAGAPQADLSLIQARQNFQETAFWRPDLRTNNKGEIVLEFQMPEAVTRWQLLALAHDKQLHAGLLRRTLVTQKQLQVTPNAPRFFREGDQLRFTAKVSNLTAQPVGGTAQLFLFDARTQQPLESKLLKTKAQQKFAVNANQSSALSWDLAIPETADGQVPLEAITYRVVAQTEPAKKRKSSKQESFSDGEENTLPVLPNRLLVTEALPLSVIGPNTQTFELKKLTSTTSPTRRNYSLTLEMSQNPAWYAVQALPYLMEYPYECSEQIFSRFYASVLAAKILQSNPRIKPVLAEWKRVAQGGNKQALTSKLEQNQELKNLLLQETPWMRDAQTDTERMRRLGELFDEPRLQAETSKALTKLAQLQQPNGAFPWFEKMPDDRYITQLIVAGLGKLQKLGAFDATQDEQAKRILQNALGYLDAQLQQEYDALRQGKGINMKANHLSDVQIQALYARSFWPQQPVAKGAQSAVAYYQQQAATYWKEQTRYLQAQLALALHRQKNQPAAVQNIMTALRENALHDPELGMYWKDVRGGYYWREAPTETQATLIEAFDEVANDQKAVDEMKLWLLRQKQTQNWPSTRATADACYALLLRGSDWLQPSQPVVVKLGEKPVQPSSLEAGTGYFRTTFPAAEVKAEQGRVAVTKSDAGLAWGALYWQYFEQLDKLTPAATSLSLERQLFREQRTAGGPVLEKLTSTAPLRVGDVLVVRLILRSDRDLEYVHLKDQRAAGLELINQVSGYQYQAGLGYYESPRDAATNFFISYFPKGTHTFEYRLRASQSGDFSGGLSQLQCLYAPEFTTHSAGTRMQIAPQL; encoded by the coding sequence ATGCGTCCGTTCTTATTGCTTTGCTTATTCCTTTTGTTATTGTTCAACGCTAGCTCTTCCGCGCCTACGCCACCCACCGGGCCTAACCCTAAGAAGTGGAAGCAGATAGATGCGCTGCTGGCAAAAGACCGCACCATAATGGCGGGCGAGTTGGTAGACGAAATCTACCGAGCGGCGCGCCGCCAGCAGGACACGCCCGAGTACTTGCGCGCCTTGCTCTACAAGCTGCGCCTGCTCGAGGCCAAGGAGGAGAATGCGGATGAAAAGGCCATTGCCCTCCTCAAGGATGATCTAAAAACAGCGCGCTTCCCAGCCCGGCCGATCCTGCATAGCCTACTCGCTCAACTCTACGCACGGTACTACCAGCAGCACCGTTACCAACTTTACGACCGCACCCGCATTGCCACGCCCGATTCCGCGGACCTAGACCTAGCTACCTGGGATGCTGCTCGCCTAGGCAGTGCCATCGTCCGTCACTATCAGGCCTCCGTAGCGGAGGAGCCCCAGCGCCAACAAAAGCTGCTAATCAACGACCTAGGGTACGCTATCCGCGGCGGCGATGTGGAAGGTCGTGCGTTGCGTCCTACGCTCTATGATGTGCTCGTACACCGCGCCGTTGAGGGGCTAGGTAATGACGAGTACTACATTACCCGCCCGGCCGCCAAGTTTCGGCTCACCAATCGAAAGTTGCTCGGGCCAGCTGCGGAGTTTGTGGGCTTGTCGCTGCAAGCGCCAGCCGCTGATTCGCTCAACGGACAATTTCACGCTTTATGGCTCTTGCAGCAGCTTACCGCCTTTCGCTTGAGCAAGGCGAGCGACCTAGCTGCGCTGGCCGATGCCGATTTGTCGCGCCTGGCGTTTGTGCATCAGCATGCTGAGTTTGCAAACAAAGATTCGCTATACCGCAAGGCCTTGTCGCGTGAGGCGGAGTATTATAAAGCGCTGTCTATTAGTGCGGAGTTTCTCGTAGAAGAAGCACATAATTGGCGCCAAAGTCAGCAGTCTGTTAAAGCACGTACGCTAGCTTTAGAAGCAGAGCGGCGCTTTCCTGCCTCGCACGGCGCCAAGCTAGCCGCGGTCTTACGGCAGGGCATTGAAGCCGTAGAGCTGCGTTTTACTACGGAAGAAGTGGTGTTGCCAAACCAGCCGTGGCTGTTGAAGCTAGAAGTTCGTAACGTAACTAGGCTCTACGCCAAAGCCTACCGCGTGAGCACAGCACAGGCGCTCCGGCAATTGGAGCAGCAGCAACCTAGCGTTAGCTTCTCTAAAACCTATGCCCGCACGTTAGCTGCCGCGCCGGCGGCGTCTTGGACGCTCGATGTACCTAGCTCTCAAGACTACACAAGCCACACTGTGCAACAGGTAGGTCCGGCGTTGCCGCTGGGCTACTACCTGGTGGTTGTCAGTACCACGGAGCAGGGCTCGGTGAAGCAGCAGCCGGAAAGAATCGTGGTCTATGGACAATTAGCAGTAAGTGAGCTAAGCCACCTGCAACGACCACGTACTACTTCCTCCAGTGGCGTTGATATGCTGGTGTTGCATCGCCAAAGTGGACTGCCCCTGCCTGGGGTAAAAGCGCAGCCCTTTTACCGAAAGAACTACGTAGACCCGCTGCGACCAGTTGCAGCACAAACGACCAACGAGGCAGGCCACGTGCTGCTACTTAAAGACGTAACACCCGATCAGCCTACCTATGCTACGGTGTTGCTATCGCGCGATGCTGATTCGTTGGTAGCCAAGACGATTTATTACGGCTCCTTCTTCCCGCGCAACCCAATCCCGGAGGAAACCCGCCGCGTGTTCCTTTTCACTGACCGAGCTATTTACCGGCCGGGTCAAACCTTGTATTTCAAAGGAATACTTACGGAAGAACGCGCCGGTACATCGCAACTGTTGCCAGACAAAGGCATCTCCGTGCGACTGCTCGATGTGAACCGCCAGACGGTACAAACGCTTACGTTCACTACGTCTGACTTCGGCAGCTTTCATGGCTCTATGGTGTTACCGACAAGTTTGCTCAACGGTGAAATGAGTTTACAAACAAACTTTGGCGAGTTGTCCTTTGCGGTAGAGGACTACAAGCGGCCTACATTCCAAGTTGCGTTTGAGCCTATAAAGGGCAAGCCTGTGTTGGGGAAAGCAGTAACAATGCGCGGCCTCGGTACGGCCTATGCCGGTCAGCCCATTGACGGCGCTACGGTGCAATATCGCGTGGTGCGCCGTACGTTGTGGTTGCTTGTCCGGCCCTACCTAGGGGGGCAATATGAGCCATTCCCTGGGCAGGCAGAAGTTGAAATTGCCAACGGTACGACCCAAACGGCTGCTGATGGTAGTTTCTCAGTTACGTTCACGGCGCAGGCTGATACATCAGTTGACCGAAACCGAAAGGGGTGGCGACCAGGCTATTTCTTTGAAGTAACAGCCGACGTAACCGATGCCGCTGGCGAAACCCGTACAGCGCAACAGCAAGTGAGCCTAGGGTCTAGCACACTCAACTTGCAATTCATCATGCCCCAGCTCTTGAACCGGGAGCAGGTTCCTGCCCTGAAGTTGCTAAGTACGAATGGCCTCGGGCAAGAGGCGCCAGCGCGTGGGCAGGTGCGCCTCTACCGCCTGACGCCGCCTGCCCGTAGCTTACGCCCCCGGCCCTGGGAACGACTCGAGCGTGAAGCACTTAGTCGGGAGGAGTTCAAGCGACAATTTCCGCTGGACGCATACGCAGACGAAGATGACGAAAGAAAGTGGGCCCGCACGCTCGTACTAACCGAAGATTTTGACACCGAAAAAACACCGGTACTTACTTCACTAGTGGCCCCTTTGCAGCAGCAACCGCCGGGGCGCTACCTCCTGGAGGCCACCGCCACAGATGCCGATCAGGTGGTTAAGGCCGAACAATTCTTCACGCTTTACGCGCCCAGCGCCACCACGCTGGCGGTGCCAACCCCTAACTGGTTTGTGAGCTTGCAGGACAGCGTTTTGCCAGGACAGACGGCTCGTTTCCTGCTAGGGAGTAGCGAAGCCGGTGCGCGCGTTTTGGTAGAGATAGAAGCGGGTGGGAAATCCTTGCAACAGGAATGGATAACGCTGACCGCGGGCGCGCAGCGCCAGCTAGCTATACCCGTACCCGCCGACCTAGGTGAAACCCAACTTTTCGTGCACACCACTCAAGTGCGTGATAATCGTTTGTACACCAACAACAGTATCGTGCAAGTGGCCAAGCCTGCCGAGCCGCTGGCGCTCAGCATTGCCACCTTCCACGACAAGCTCCAGCCCGGTCAGAAAGAAACTTGGCGTATCACTATTCATAATGCCGCTGGCAAAGCCGCCGAAGCAGAGTTGGTAGCAACGCTCTACGATCAGTCACTGGATCATTTTCGGATGCACCATTTTTCGGAGCTTGCCTTTCCGCAGCCATACTATCCAACCATGTTAGGGTGGAATGGAAGATTCGAGCTCAAATACTCCATGGTAGGGGTTGAGGGAAAGTCAATGCTTGATATGGTTAATGAGGTAGCATACCCTAGGTTGAATTTGTGGGGCTACCAAGGTGAACAAGTTATGGAGCCGGTGAAGGAAGTAGTGGAAACGAAGGTGTACACTACCCCCCGCATGAACAAAGGGGTAAGGGTCACATTAAGAGGCACTAGTTCCTTGGCCCAGCCCGCGCCTATGGCTGCACAACTGGATGAGGTTCAAGTAGCGGGGTATGGCGCTCAGCAACAGAGTATATCAGGTAGCGTAACAACAGCAGGCGCGCCGCAAGCTGACCTCTCCCTTATTCAAGCCCGCCAAAACTTCCAGGAAACGGCGTTTTGGCGCCCCGACTTACGCACCAACAACAAAGGCGAGATTGTGCTGGAGTTTCAGATGCCGGAAGCTGTAACGCGCTGGCAGCTGCTCGCCCTAGCTCACGACAAACAGCTGCACGCCGGTTTGCTCCGCCGCACGCTGGTCACGCAAAAGCAACTGCAAGTAACCCCCAACGCCCCGCGCTTTTTCCGGGAAGGCGACCAACTGCGCTTTACCGCCAAGGTCAGCAACTTGACAGCGCAGCCGGTTGGTGGTACTGCCCAGCTTTTTCTCTTCGATGCGCGCACCCAACAGCCGCTAGAAAGTAAGCTGTTGAAAACCAAAGCACAGCAGAAGTTTGCGGTAAACGCCAACCAAAGCAGCGCCCTCAGTTGGGACCTAGCTATTCCTGAAACTGCCGACGGCCAAGTGCCGCTCGAAGCCATTACATACCGGGTAGTAGCGCAAACGGAACCAGCAAAAAAGCGCAAATCCTCCAAGCAGGAATCTTTTTCCGACGGCGAAGAAAACACCCTGCCCGTACTACCCAACCGGCTGCTCGTGACGGAAGCCTTACCGCTTTCCGTCATTGGACCGAACACGCAGACGTTCGAGCTGAAAAAGCTGACCAGCACCACGTCGCCGACGCGCCGCAACTACTCGCTCACATTAGAAATGAGCCAAAATCCTGCGTGGTACGCCGTGCAGGCCTTGCCGTACCTGATGGAGTACCCGTATGAATGCTCAGAGCAGATCTTCAGCCGCTTCTACGCGAGCGTATTAGCGGCGAAAATTCTGCAAAGTAACCCGCGCATTAAGCCGGTGTTAGCGGAGTGGAAGCGGGTTGCCCAAGGTGGCAACAAGCAGGCGCTGACTTCTAAGCTGGAGCAAAACCAGGAGTTGAAGAATCTGCTTCTCCAAGAAACGCCTTGGATGCGCGACGCCCAAACCGATACGGAACGGATGCGCCGCTTGGGAGAACTGTTCGACGAGCCGCGCTTACAAGCCGAAACTAGCAAGGCCCTTACGAAGCTAGCTCAGTTACAGCAGCCCAACGGAGCTTTCCCGTGGTTTGAGAAAATGCCCGACGACCGCTATATCACTCAGTTGATAGTGGCAGGTTTAGGGAAGCTGCAGAAGCTAGGTGCCTTCGATGCTACGCAGGATGAGCAGGCAAAACGCATCTTGCAGAATGCGTTAGGTTATCTGGATGCACAACTCCAACAGGAGTATGATGCGCTTCGGCAGGGAAAGGGCATCAATATGAAAGCCAATCATCTTTCCGACGTGCAGATTCAGGCGCTGTATGCGCGTAGCTTCTGGCCACAGCAACCCGTAGCGAAAGGTGCGCAGTCGGCGGTTGCGTATTACCAGCAGCAAGCCGCTACGTACTGGAAAGAGCAGACCCGCTACCTCCAAGCGCAACTAGCCTTGGCCCTACACCGGCAAAAAAATCAACCGGCCGCGGTACAAAACATCATGACTGCGCTCCGGGAAAATGCCTTGCACGACCCCGAGCTAGGTATGTACTGGAAGGATGTGCGCGGCGGCTATTACTGGCGGGAGGCGCCTACTGAAACCCAGGCCACGCTCATCGAGGCATTTGACGAAGTAGCCAACGACCAGAAAGCCGTAGACGAAATGAAGCTGTGGCTGCTTCGGCAGAAGCAAACCCAGAACTGGCCAAGCACCCGCGCTACTGCCGATGCCTGCTACGCCTTGCTGCTACGTGGCTCCGATTGGTTGCAGCCGAGCCAGCCAGTGGTAGTGAAGCTAGGGGAGAAGCCTGTACAACCTAGCTCGTTGGAGGCGGGCACGGGTTACTTCAGGACGACTTTCCCGGCTGCCGAAGTCAAGGCTGAACAGGGGCGAGTAGCTGTTACTAAGTCCGACGCAGGCCTAGCTTGGGGCGCATTGTATTGGCAGTATTTCGAACAGCTGGATAAGCTGACACCGGCTGCAACATCCCTCAGCTTGGAGCGGCAGCTTTTCCGGGAGCAGCGCACAGCGGGTGGGCCGGTGTTAGAGAAGCTAACTTCCACCGCGCCCCTGCGGGTTGGCGACGTGCTAGTCGTTCGTCTCATTCTCCGCTCGGACCGCGACTTAGAGTACGTACACCTCAAAGACCAGCGCGCCGCGGGCTTGGAGTTGATCAATCAGGTGAGTGGCTATCAGTACCAAGCAGGGCTAGGCTATTACGAGAGTCCGCGTGATGCTGCCACAAACTTTTTCATCAGCTACTTCCCCAAGGGCACGCACACCTTCGAGTATCGGTTGCGCGCCTCGCAGAGCGGGGACTTCTCGGGTGGGCTCTCGCAGTTGCAATGCCTCTACGCGCCAGAGTTCACGACCCATTCTGCCGGAACGCGCATGCAGATTGCACCTCAGCTTTGA
- a CDS encoding 2Fe-2S iron-sulfur cluster-binding protein, translating to MSADNLDVRVYVEEAPGQRREIIAPTDMGLSLMEALKASGYDIQATCGGMALCGTCHVEVLAGPALDEPSDDEMYMLESLPILSDGSRLSCQIRITPRLDGLVVRLMPQMA from the coding sequence ATGAGTGCAGATAACTTGGACGTGCGCGTGTACGTGGAAGAGGCTCCCGGTCAGCGCCGCGAAATCATCGCGCCTACCGATATGGGCTTGAGTTTGATGGAAGCCCTAAAAGCGAGTGGCTACGACATTCAGGCGACGTGCGGTGGCATGGCGCTGTGTGGCACCTGCCACGTAGAAGTGCTAGCCGGCCCTGCCCTCGACGAGCCGAGCGATGACGAAATGTATATGCTCGAAAGCCTTCCGATTCTGAGTGACGGCAGCCGTCTTTCATGCCAGATTCGCATTACCCCTCGCCTAGACGGTTTGGTGGTGCGGCTGATGCCACAGATGGCCTAG
- a CDS encoding NAD(P)/FAD-dependent oxidoreductase produces the protein MTNTISTDICIIGAGPVGLFAVFEAGLLKLRCHVVDALPQVGGQLSEIYPKKPIYDIPGYPEVLAGDLVQNLMRQIEPFHPTFTLGERVEKFEKQDDGSFQLTTTDGTEIHCKVIAIAGGLGSFEPRKPAIENLENFEGGKGVHYMVRDPEHFRDKRLVIAGGGDSALDWTIFLANVAKEVTLVHRGTTFRGAADSAEKVKALHDAGRARLVLSSNVTHVHGDGTLEYVTITGNDGTPEQVPVDAFVPLFGLTPKLGPIGEWGLEIEDNAVKVNTMDYSTSVPGIYAIGDINTYPGKLKLILCGFHEAALMAQGAYKHIFPDKKYVLKYTTVNGVPTL, from the coding sequence ATGACCAATACCATTTCCACCGATATCTGCATTATCGGGGCGGGCCCAGTGGGGCTGTTTGCCGTGTTTGAAGCTGGCCTATTGAAGTTGCGTTGCCACGTAGTAGATGCCCTGCCGCAAGTAGGCGGGCAGCTGTCGGAAATTTATCCGAAGAAACCCATCTACGACATTCCCGGCTACCCTGAAGTATTGGCCGGCGACTTGGTGCAGAACCTAATGCGCCAGATTGAACCCTTCCACCCCACTTTCACGCTTGGCGAACGGGTTGAGAAGTTTGAGAAGCAGGACGATGGGTCTTTCCAGCTCACGACTACCGATGGCACCGAGATTCACTGCAAAGTCATTGCTATTGCCGGTGGCCTAGGTTCCTTCGAGCCGCGCAAGCCAGCTATTGAGAACTTGGAAAACTTTGAAGGCGGTAAAGGGGTGCATTATATGGTCCGCGACCCCGAACACTTCCGCGACAAGCGTTTGGTTATCGCTGGCGGTGGCGATTCTGCTCTTGATTGGACGATTTTCTTGGCTAATGTGGCCAAGGAAGTGACGCTGGTTCACCGGGGCACTACCTTCCGCGGTGCCGCCGACTCGGCCGAGAAAGTGAAAGCCCTGCATGACGCAGGTCGGGCCCGGTTGGTGCTGTCGTCGAACGTGACGCACGTGCACGGCGACGGTACGCTGGAGTACGTGACCATTACTGGCAACGATGGTACTCCGGAGCAAGTGCCGGTAGATGCTTTTGTGCCCTTGTTTGGTCTTACGCCTAAGCTAGGTCCTATTGGCGAGTGGGGTTTGGAAATTGAGGACAACGCGGTGAAGGTTAACACCATGGACTACTCAACTTCTGTTCCGGGCATATATGCCATTGGGGACATTAACACGTACCCGGGCAAGCTCAAGCTCATCCTGTGCGGCTTCCACGAAGCGGCGCTTATGGCGCAGGGCGCCTACAAGCACATCTTCCCCGATAAGAAGTACGTGCTCAAGTATACTACCGTCAACGGAGTACCTACTTTGTAA
- a CDS encoding TVP38/TMEM64 family protein produces the protein MLFKELIQKNASTLLSMLFLSGMPLVGVSLVSYVLYRSPTLLQDLSLGESLLYFVVLAFLMTFALMPTTVAVLLTGFYFGWAGAPGMLVAYALAALIGYQVASSLDHGKMTSFLHHFPKVDAVMNELKTDSWQLIFLTRISPVTPFALMTFVLAVLRVDWVRFLLASVVGMLPRSLFFYWLGTKAQDVLALVRDPDSGPTGKLLVLVLVMVSLFGLYYLINRALKRTLSKSAENHTKNFN, from the coding sequence ATGCTATTCAAAGAGCTCATCCAAAAGAACGCTTCTACGCTGCTGTCCATGCTTTTCTTATCGGGCATGCCGCTGGTAGGTGTTTCGTTGGTCAGCTACGTTCTGTACCGCTCTCCAACGCTACTTCAGGACCTTAGCCTCGGAGAAAGCCTCCTCTACTTCGTAGTACTGGCCTTCCTGATGACGTTTGCCCTTATGCCGACCACCGTTGCCGTGCTGCTCACCGGCTTTTACTTTGGGTGGGCGGGTGCGCCTGGCATGTTGGTGGCCTATGCCTTGGCAGCCCTGATCGGCTACCAAGTAGCCTCTTCCCTCGACCACGGCAAGATGACGAGCTTCCTACATCACTTTCCGAAAGTAGACGCCGTGATGAATGAGCTCAAAACCGACAGTTGGCAGCTCATCTTTCTCACGCGTATTTCGCCGGTCACGCCGTTTGCCCTGATGACGTTTGTGCTAGCCGTGCTACGCGTCGATTGGGTGCGCTTCCTGCTAGCTTCAGTTGTGGGGATGCTGCCGCGTAGCCTGTTCTTCTACTGGCTTGGCACAAAAGCCCAAGACGTGCTAGCCCTCGTGCGCGACCCCGATTCCGGCCCCACAGGCAAATTGCTGGTGTTGGTACTGGTGATGGTGTCGCTTTTTGGTTTGTACTACCTTATCAACCGCGCATTAAAGCGCACGTTGAGTAAGAGCGCAGAGAATCACACAAAAAACTTTAACTGA
- a CDS encoding DUF2167 domain-containing protein, with the protein MKKHFLLLICLLACLVARAAAPETPTPEQSARRKFVIDSLQNKLHYQLGRIKLPGGVGELEVPDGFRYLDSTQSRHVLTEWWGNPTGESLGMLLPMTKGPLDEQNWAFVIEYKPMGYVKDTDADEINYDDLLKEMQDDMVEANEERTSAGYETVQLIGWAAKPYYDKDKKALHWAKELQFGEGSERTLNYNLRLLGRKGVLILNAVGTPDQVAEIQQQIPAVIDGVAFAKGLRYADFNPGIDEVAAYTIGGLVAGKVLAKVGFFAIILKFGKVILLMLLKFWQVLLGLLAAGVSAIRKFFGGKASSTEQLALETESTNETEKQV; encoded by the coding sequence ATGAAAAAACATTTTCTCTTACTTATCTGCTTACTGGCTTGCCTGGTAGCACGGGCGGCGGCTCCCGAAACGCCTACCCCAGAACAATCTGCCCGGCGCAAGTTCGTCATCGATTCGCTCCAGAATAAGCTGCATTATCAGCTAGGTCGCATTAAGCTGCCAGGAGGCGTTGGAGAGTTAGAAGTGCCCGACGGCTTTCGTTACCTAGATTCTACCCAAAGCCGCCACGTACTCACCGAGTGGTGGGGCAACCCAACTGGCGAGTCGCTCGGCATGCTACTGCCCATGACCAAAGGTCCGCTCGACGAGCAGAACTGGGCTTTCGTGATAGAATACAAGCCCATGGGCTACGTAAAAGATACTGATGCCGACGAAATCAACTACGACGACTTGCTCAAGGAGATGCAAGACGACATGGTGGAAGCCAACGAAGAACGTACCTCTGCCGGCTACGAAACTGTGCAGCTTATTGGTTGGGCCGCTAAGCCCTACTACGATAAAGACAAGAAGGCTCTACATTGGGCCAAGGAGTTGCAGTTTGGGGAGGGCTCCGAACGTACGCTCAACTACAACCTGCGCCTGCTAGGTCGTAAGGGAGTCTTGATCCTGAATGCTGTGGGTACCCCCGATCAGGTAGCGGAAATTCAACAGCAGATTCCGGCGGTAATCGACGGCGTTGCCTTCGCTAAAGGCTTGCGTTACGCTGATTTCAACCCCGGTATCGACGAAGTGGCCGCTTACACCATCGGGGGTTTGGTAGCGGGCAAGGTGCTAGCTAAAGTCGGTTTCTTCGCAATCATCCTGAAGTTTGGCAAAGTCATTTTGCTTATGCTGCTCAAGTTCTGGCAAGTTCTCCTAGGTCTGTTGGCGGCGGGGGTTTCGGCTATCCGCAAATTTTTCGGCGGGAAAGCTTCTTCCACAGAGCAGCTAGCGCTGGAAACGGAGTCGACGAACGAAACTGAGAAGCAAGTGTAG